From the genome of Heliomicrobium undosum:
ACATCACAGAAAACGTGCGCATCCTCGAAGAGACGCTGAACAACTTCGGCGTCCGTGTCAAAGTCACCCAGGTCAACCGCGGGCCGGCCATCACCCGTTACGAGGTCCAGCCGGCGCCAGGCGTCAAGGTCTCCAAGATCACCAACCTGGCTGACGACATTGCCTTGTCGCTGGCCGCCGGCGCCGTCCGGATCGAGGCGCCCATTCCCGGCAAGGCCGCCGTCGGCATCGAGGTGCCGAACAAGGAAGTGACGGCCGTCACCTTCCGCGAAGTCTTGGAGACGAATGAGTTCCAACAGGCGTCGTCGAAGTTGACCATCGCCCTGGGCAAGGATATCGCCGGCGCGCCCGTCGTGTCGGAACTGAACCGCATGCCCCACCTGCTCATCGCCGGGGCTACCGGCGCCGGCAAGAGCGTCTGCATGAACACGTTGATCAGCAGCATCCTCTTCAAGGCCAAACCCAACGAAGTGAAGTTCCTCATGATCGACCCGAAGATGGTCGAACTGACTCAATACAACGGCATCCCCCATATGATCGCCCCGGTGGTGACGGACGCTAAGAAGGCGGCGACGGCCCTGAAGTGGATCGTCAACGAGATGGAAAATCGTTACGAACTCTTCGCCGCTTCGGGGGTCAAGGACATCACCCGCTACAACCAGTTCAAGGCGCTCGACAACCCCGACGGACCCCAGCCGGCGCTGCCCTATGTGGTGGTGCTCATCGACGAGTTGGCCGACCTGATGATGGTCGCCGCCGTCGACGTGGAAGACGCCATCTGCCGCCTCGCCCAGATGGCCCGAGCGGCGGGCATCCACCTGGTCATCGCCACCCAGCGGCCTTCTGTGGACGTCATCACCGGGATCATCAAGGCCAACGTGCCCTCGCGGATCGCCTTTGCTGTCTCCTCCCAGATCGACTCGCGGACGATCCTCGACCAGGCAGGCGCGGAAAAACTGCTCGGCCGGGGGGACATGCTCTTTTCACCGGTCGGTTCCAACAAGCCCCAGCGGGTGCAGGGCTGTTACGTCTCGGACAAAGAAGTGGAGACGGTCGTCGAATTCCTCAAAACCCAGGGGCTGCCCGAATACCAGGAAGGGGTCATCAAGGCCCAGGAACAGGCGGAAGCGCCGGAAGAGGATGACGACGAACTCTTCGTCGACGCCGTCCGCGTCCTCCTGGACAGCGGACAGGCCTCCATCTCCATGCTGCAACGCCGGCTGCGGGTCGGTTACGCCCGGGCGGCGCGGCTCATCGACATCATGGAGCAGCGCGGCATCGTCGGCGGCTATGAAGGCAGCAAGCCCAGGGAGATCCTGATCAGCAAGGTTCAATTTGAAGCGAAGTACGGTTCGGCGAAAAATACAGGCAGCTAAGAAGGGGAAGGGCGACGGTGTTGACAGGGAAAGAAAATAGTGGGCTACGGAGGAACCCGCGGTTCCTCTTTTGCCTATTCATCGTGGTTTCGCTCCTGCTGCTCTCCGGATGCGGGGGAACGACAACGGGAGATAGAGCCGGAAATCAGGACGATGAGGGCGACATTACCGCCGGCAGTTATGTGCCGCCCCTGTTCGGCGCCATCCTGGCCCCGGCCGATTCGCCGGCGGCTGCCGGAAACGGCCAGGTGACGGCGGCGCTGCGCTCCTTGAAGGATCGATACGGCGCCAGCGCACGGGCGATCTCGCCGGCAGATTTTCTCACCCCTGAGGAAGCGCTGCGTTACTTCGGCGTCAACGAGGCCCGGGCCGTCGTTATCGCCGATCCGGCCTTCGCCGGTCTCGTTCCCGCCGCACAGGAGAAGTTTCAGAAGACAAAATTCATCTACTTAGGACCGCCCGAAGAGCGCGCCCAGGAAACAAGACTGGCTAGCGCCTATCTGGCCGGAGCGCTGGCCGGGGCGATACTCCCCGGCGGATCCGTGGCCGCCGTTGTTCCGCCCGGTGAGACAGAGGCGGCCGCTTTTGAGCGGGCCATCCGGGCCGGTCTGGCCGAAACCGGAAAGACGCTTCCCTTATTTATGACGCCTGCAGGCGGGGGAGCGGACCCGTCAGGCGCTGTTCCGGGAGTGGGCGACGCTGCCGCCGGGGATGGGAACGCCTCTGCTGCCCAAAGTGAGCCGGCTGCGGCAACAGCGGATCTGCGGATCATCCTGCGCGCCGCCGATATGCCGCCGCTTCCGCCGGGAACCCGGAGGGCCGGCAACGTCATCGTGCTCCTCCAGCCGAACGAAGCGCCGCCGCCGGGGATATGGTCGATCCAGGGCGGTGTCAACAGCACCGATCTGCTTCCCCGTTTAGAGGCGATCCTCAAAGGAAAAGAAGGGCAGCCGAGCGCCCTGCCGATCCAGTGGAACATCTTTATGAAGACAGCCGGGGCAACGGAAGAACACCAGCCATTGCCGGAGGAGATCCGGATGAAACTAGAACCGGTGTTGCAGAAACTGGCGCAAGGGGAAATACATTTCAACCAATGACTGGCCGACCCACAAGCAGCTACGTAATCTCCGAAAGAAACGTTTGATTATCGATGATTTAGCTTTGAACTTTTTGACAGAATTAAACTCTAAATGATATACTAATATGAGAATGTCGTAAAATTAACCTTCGGGAGATTTTCCGACTTTTTTTCTTGAAGGGAAGTCAGTGCGCTCGAATGAGAGGCAACACGGAAATACCCATCACCATTGACAAAGCACTGTCCGGCCAATTCGGTCCACTGATTGATGTGCGATCAGAAGGTGAATATACGGAAGCGACCATCCCCGGCGCGGTCAACATTCCCCTCCTGTCCAACGAGGAACGGGCGCGCGTGGGAACCATCTACAAGCAAAAAGGACCGGCGGAAGCCCGCGAAGTCGGCCTCGAAATCACCGGCCCGAAACTCCCGGAGCTGTACCGCAACGCGCAGGCGGTCGCAGGCAAGGGTCCTGCCGTCCTCTTCTGCTGGCGCGGCGGGATGCGCAGCAAGACCACAGCGACGGTCCTCAACCTGATGGGGATGGAGACGTACCGCCTCGAAGGCGGCTATAAAGCCTTCCGCCGTTATGTCAACGAATTTTTGGAGCAGCGTATCGGCGCTTGGCCCTTCCTCCTGCTCCATGGCAACACCGGCGTGGGCAAGACGGAGATCCTGTCCGCCCTGGCCCAACGAGGCGCCGGCGCCATCGACCTGGAGGCCATCGCGGAGAACCGGGGCAGCGTCTTCGGACATATCGGCTATCAGTCGGTCCCGAGCCAGCAAACCTTTGAAGGCCGCCTGGCCATGGCGCTCAACGCCTGCCGGGACAAGCCCGGCATTTTCATGGAATGTGAAAGCCGCCGCATCGGCCGCGTCGTCCTGCCGCAGAACTTTTTCCGGCGCATGCAGGAGGGGGAACGGATCCTCCTCTACGCGCCGATGGCCGTCCGGATCCAGCGGCTCGTCGATGTCTATGCCAGCCAAGCGGATAGGGGAAAGCTGCTGGAGGCGATGAGCCGGTTGGAACAGCGTCTCGGCAAGGCCCGGGTCAAGCAGTTGACCCAATGGGTCGAACAGGAGGATTATGCCGCTGTTGCGGAAGTGCTTTTGCGGGAATATTATGATCCGTTATACGGGTATCCCAACGGGCCGAGCCGCCACTACCCCTTCGCCGTCGATGCATCTTCGGTTACAGAAGCGGTGAATCTGCTCATGCTATACAATGAAGCACGCTTTCAGAAAGGAGGTCACGTCGATGGAAAGCCTCGGGCTTGTGCTCCGGCAAGCCAGGGAACAGAAGCAACTCTCTTTGCGCCAGGTGGAAGCGGAAACGAACATCCGTCTGGCGTACCTGACCGCTTTGGAAGAAGGCAATTATGACCTGCTGCCCGGCCGCGTCTACGGCGTCGGCTTTATGCGCAGTTATGCCAAATACCTTGGTCTCGATCCGGCGCCTCTGATCGAAGCGATGAAACATGACTGGAAGACCGAGGAAGAGGAAGCGCCCCCGGTCACGGAGGAGAAGGAAAAAGAGTATTCGGCCCCGAGAACGGGCGGCATCGTCAAATACGCCGGTTACGGCCTGGCGGTGGCCGCTATTGCCGGACTCGTCTTCGTATCGGCCCGGTTGCCTGACAAGGACCAACCGGAAAAGGGCCGCCTGGACGGCGGGGTGGCTATCAACAGCGCCAAACCGCCTGGCTCCGCCGCTGCCGATGGGACGGGGGCTTTGGGCGGCTCAGGGGCGCCGGGAATGCCAGGGGCATCGCCGGGAGCCCAGGCGTCCAATGGTGCGGGGACCGATCCGGCATCCCCCGCTCCTGCCGCGGTATCTCCGACCGATCCCGCCGCCGCGCAACCGGCCAATGGAGAAGCGGCCCCGGGCGTGCCCGCTGTGGCGCCCGCGCCGGCGGCGAGCGGTGTGGCCGTGACCTTGCGGGTGGTCCAGGACAGATGCTGGATGTCGGTGAGCCAGGACGGCCAGACGGCCTATGAAGGTACGGCGGCCGTTGGCGACGCCATGACCTTTACGGGCAAAGACAAGGTCAATGTGGTGCTCGGCAACGCCGGCGTTGTGGAAGTCATCTTGAACGGAAAAAGCCTCGGCACCCTCGGGGACATGGGACAGGTCATCACAGAAGAGTTTGTTCCCTTGACGCAAAACCCGGGTTGAGGCCCGGGTTTTTTGTATAACAAAGGAGGAAAGCGACATGGCCAAGGACGCATCGTTTGACATCGTATCTCAGGTGGATGAACAGGAAGTGACCAACGCCGTCCATCAGGCGGTCAAGGAGATGGAACAGCGTTTCGACTTCAAAGGCAGCAAGAGCGAGATCCGCCAGGAGCAAAGCGCCATCATCCTCGTTTCTGACGATGAGTTTAAGCTGAAAAACGTCACCGACATCCTGGAAGCGAAGATGGTCAAGCGCGGCATCTCCCTGCGCGCGCTGAAATACGGCAAAATCGAGTCGGCCGCCGGCGACACGGTCCGGCAGAAGGTCGACCTGGTCCAAGGGATCTCGAAGGAGAATGCCAAAGAGATCACCAAGCTGATCAAGGACAGCAAGATCAAGGTCCAAGCGTCCGTCCAGGGCGACCAGGTCCGCGTCAGCGGCAGCAAGCGCGACGACCTGCAAGCGGTCATCGCGTTGCTGAAGAAGGCGGACCTGGAGATTGAGCTACAGTTTATCAACTTCCGGTCGTAGTCTACGTAAAGTACTCAACCTCGGCATCGGGAAACCGTTCGAGCAGCGCCGTCTGGAGCAGATCCTTCATCCCTTTGGCCGTCTCGTCGGGGTATACATACTTGCCCATGCCGTACTTGCCGTACTTGAACTTGCGCTTCTCCTCGTCCATGTCGAGGCGGGATTCGGGAAAGCGCTCCAGGATCACTTTTTTGGCCCGCGCCGTGAAGCGGTGCTGGATCAACTCAAAGGTCACCGGAGGAGAAAGGGGCTGGATTGACGCCAGCTCCTTTTTCAATTGGTCGAAGAGACGGAGGTAGTCTTCCTCCCAGCCGGGGTAGACCATGATCGGGGCGATGATGAATCCGAGGGGATAGCCGGCGCGGGCCACCTGGGCGGCGGCGGCGATGCGCTCGGCGACAGGCGGCGTCCGGTGCTCAAAGTCGCGGACGACGCGCTCGCTGTTTAAGGAAAAGCGAAAGCGCGTATGGCCGTTGTGACGGGCGTTAAGGAGCGGTTCCACGCCGGTGAACTTGGTGACGAAGCGGAGGCGGCCCAACTCCTGGCTCCCGAAAAACTCGATCGTCTTAAATAAAGAGCCTGTCAGGTGCTCGACGCTCAGCGGATCGCCGGAACTGGCCACTTCGAAGGTGGTCACTTCCGGCGCATTTTTTTCGATGTACTTGGCCGCCTGGTCGAGCATCTCCTCCACATTGACGTAGACGCGAAGATAAGGCCGCTGGCCGAGAGTCGTCTGCAAGTAGCAGTACTCGCAGTGACCGGGGCAGCTCGTCATCAGGGGAAATTGGTAGTCGGCCGAGGGGCGGCAGGTGGGAAAGCGCAGGTCTCGTTTGACACCGACGACGAGGGTCTTTTTCGCTTGGGCGTACTTCTGGTTCGGCGTATCCCCCGGCAGGCCGGTGACGCGGTTATGGGAAGGAATCTGCCGGGTGGGCAGGCCCAACTCGCGGCAGAGGGCGACGATCTGCTGCCCCAGCGGGTAGGCGAGGGCTTCCTCTTCAAAAAAGACCCGCTGGGGGACGTAATGCCATTTTGGCTGCTCCTGGGGGTGATCTTTCAGTTGCTCCTTGGGCGGCTCTTTCGGCAGTTCTTTCGGCAGTTCTTTCGGCAGTTCTTTTGGTTGCTCCTTGGGTCGCTCCTTCAGTTGGTCCAACAGGGCACCTCCTCCAAAGGAGTTTTCCCGGCGATGGGCAAGAAAAAAGCCCCCTCGAGCGGGTCCGGGTCGACCTGTTCGAGGGGGCGGGAAATTTACTTTAATCCCCGGTAGGGCGTCACGCCGTCATAGGTGAGGATCGCTGTATACATGTCGGGCCGCCGGTCGCGGAAGACGCCCCAGGCGGTGCGCATGCGGGCGCACTCGTCGAGGTCAAATGTGACCGTCAGCACCGTTTCGGAGGCGCGGTCCGCTTCGGCGACCTTCTGGCCGAAGGGGTTGGCGATGAAGGAAGAGCCGTAAAAGTCGATCTCCGACTTACCAGAGGTCTCCTTGCCGATGCGGTTGGAGGCGACGAGCGGGACCAGGTTGGCGCCGGCATGGCCTTGCATGCAGATCTGCCAGTGGTCTTTCGAGTCGACGCCTGGTTCCTCCGGCTCGGAGCCGATGGCTGTCGGGTAGAGGAGGATTTCGGCGCCCATCAGGGCCATGCAGCGGGCCGCTTCGGGAAACCACTGATCCCAGCAGATGCCCACGCCGATCTTGCCGTAGCGGGTCGCCCAGACCTGAAAGCCCGTATCGCCGGGGTTGAAGTAAAACTTCTCCTCATAGCCGGGACCGTCGGGGATATGGGTCTTGCGGTAGACGCCGAGGACCTCGCCGTCGGCGTCGATCATGGCGACGGTGTTGTAACGGGCGTTGTTTTTCTTTTCAAAAAAACTGATTGGCAGGACCACACCTAGTTCCTTGGCGATAGGCTGAAAATGGCGCACGGCGCGGTTGTTCTCCGTCTCCGTGGACAGATCGTAGTGCTCGGGCAGTTCGGTCTGGCAGAAGTAGGGCGCTTCAAAGAGTTCCTGCAATAAGATGACCTGGGCGCCCTGGCGGGCCGCTTCCCGGACGAGATTTTCCGCCTTGGCGATGTTGGCGTCCACATCCCAGGAACAGCTCATCTGAGTGGCGGCGACGGTGACCTTGCGCATGGGATCCCTCCGAATCGATACTATTTGGGCATCTGCTGGGTGGCGCAATGGATGTTGCCGCCACCGGTGAGGATGATCCGGCTCTCGACAGGCACGATGGTCCGGTCGGGGAAGACGCGGGCCAGGACGGCCTCGGCCTGCCGGTCCGTCTCGGCGCATTCGCCGCCGAAGATGGGGAGGATGATGCCGCCGTTGACGAAGTAGAAGTTGATGTAGCTGGCGGCCATGCGGACGCCTTTGTGGTGGAGGACAGGCGGCTGCTCGATGGGGATGATCTCCAAGGAGCGGCCTCTGGCGTCGACAGCCTGCTGGAGGATCGCCAGGTTCTCGCGGCTGATGGCGTAGTTGGGGTCGTCCGGGTCGGAGCAGACCTGGAGGAGCACCACGCCCGGCCGGGCGAAACAGGCCACATTGTCCACATGCCCATCGGTATGGTCGCCGCAGAGGCCGTTTTTCAACCAGAGGATCTTCTCGACGCCGAGGTATTGGCGGACCTGCGCGTCCAGTTCCTCGCGGGTCATGTGGGGGTTGCGGTTTTTGTTGAGAAGGCACTCTTCTGTCGTCAGGAGGGTGCCTTCGCCGTCGACATGGATGGAACCGCCCTCCATGACAAAGGGGGCGTCAAAGCGGCGGATGCCGAAGTGCTCAAGCAGTTGGGGGGCAACGAGGTTGTCCAACTCAGAGGGGAACTTGTTGCCCCAAGCGTTGAACTGCCAGTTGACGCCGGCCACCTCGCCAGCGGCGTTTTTGAGGAAGGTGGGGCCGTTGTCGCGGATCCAGGAGTCGTCGTACTCCATGGGGAGGATATCGACGGAGGGACCGCAGATCTGGGCGGCCTCCTCGGCAAGTTCAGGCAGGACGATCATGGTGACAGGTTCAAAGCGGGAGATGGCTTGGGCCACCCGGGCGTAGGCCTGGCGGACCTCGTCGAGTTCATCGGGCCAGGTCGTATCGTCGATGGGCCAGACGATGAAGGTGCGTTGATGGGTCGCCCATTCGGGGGGCATGGCGAAGCCGGATTGCTGCGGCAGAGACATGAGATCTTCTCCTTTGTTTGGTGATTCGACTTATTATAGCATGGGGAGGAGATGAGCAGAAATGAGTTAACCACGTCAATGTGGACGATATTGATCAAGTGTTCGCTCAAATTAGCGGATCAAAAGCCCTGTTGACAAAAATGGTCTTATGTGATGAGTATAATCTTGTCCAGCAGTGGACCTGCTTAGCTTTATAGCACGCTTGGTTCGGGACCAAGAGGCCGCAGGTTCGAATCCTGTCGCCCCGACCATTGATTTGATTGGGTTTTTCGGGTGTGTGGGCAGCGGTTGCGGTGGGGGTTTGACGCCTGGCGTGACGGCTGCGGGGATTTGAAGATGATAAAGATAAGGCCTAGAGTGAGAAGTTCTAGGCTTTTTTGTTGTGTTGGCTTTAGAGACAGGCGGCAAGATATCAAGAAATTTACCGGCCACGAGATGCCGGACTGGAGCACTAACAGCTAGCGAGAGGGTAGTTACACCTGCGATAACACCACGCTAAAGTTCAGATGAAGCAGTTCAGGTCCAGGATGGAATTCCTGGGCTTTAATCTATTCCGGGAGTTGATTTATGGATTCGAAAACAAAAGCCTTTTTCCAAAAGAACCACCTTTGGCGTCCCATGCTGTTGCCCGAGCATCGCATCGTTACCCGCGACAACACTCGGGCCTCGCTGTCAAACGAAGAAAGTTACCCGAACCCACAGAACTCCACTTGGAGGAAATGGAGCATGTGATGGAAGCGGCTCTACGTGACAGCCGGGAAATCCAGATTCGGCTGCGTACCAAACAGTGGATCACAGCGGTGCCGATCAAGGCCAAGTCGGGGAAGCTGTTCGTCGACACAGATAGGGGAGAGCGCGAGATCCGCTTTTCTGATATCGTGGATGTTCGGGATTAACTGCATCGCCCGGCCTAAACTGTCATACGCGAAAAAGCTTTAATAAAGTCATTGCGAGTGGGGTGGTCAGCAACTACCCTGCTTTTTTTGGGTGTTTCGCTTTTATCGCTAAGTTATTTTCCTTTAGAATTATATTTTCCTCTTTTTGGGTAAATTCTATTTACCTAAAAAAATATCCATGTTATTATAGAGCTTATATAAATTCCCAAATTTGTTTCTTGCTTGGGGGTGGCTTGCAATAAATAAATATATTATCGATTGAAGAAAGGGGGCCTAAATTTACTCACTATAAACTTATTGTAAAATTTTTCAAAAAATATGTGAAGAAAGATGTGAACGGAATGAAAAAAATTACTAAGCTTATTGGGTCCTCATTAGTTTTAATAGGAATAGTGTTTAGTGCTACACCGGGTGCATTTGCCGCTAAATCTAACGACTCAACCGGAAACGTTACGCCACAGTGGGGTGTAAGTGTTCATGGAACGGGTTTCGTAAAAGGAACGTATAACTGGGCCATTGCCCGCCAATTTAATGAAGCCAACGCACAGTCAATTGCGGCCGCCGATGTAGCCACTGATACCTCACTTTATACGGGAGGTTA
Proteins encoded in this window:
- a CDS encoding FtsK/SpoIIIE family DNA translocase, which gives rise to MANMFHQLKEDLKYEMAGLGVLAVAVFGIVSLFTVGANPLVLPSAGAGAVGQFFYNSLSITAGQGKIIFPLFLAYIGVKIMTQRAQFAIGRKLAGFTASYMILLTFLHLMLPVGGSDWQAGMEGKGGGVLGASVAILLKTLFGTIGTYVVLTALILAAVLFAFEVSLVQLVGLLFAGLAGWYGRVRGVLGKFLFTVVEEEEPVPKKAVEKKSRRKKTEEPSPANGSEDIPLVIFEHEKNTPEWLKQIQKPFDKAAPEPAGPSRSAPSGSTIGTAAPVTPATPEPENTSAALDDTAPLIIQHYDDTELPEEPSIDDTLVEAKRHGEASMPGFAETAAGDPADGELSAGAPWADLESNAAETVATGLLDENRESGVTAAVNAAATTNATAATSARAATSATAATKAASGLPGVVEYDLPPLSLLSRSMRVKSPRLDHDITENVRILEETLNNFGVRVKVTQVNRGPAITRYEVQPAPGVKVSKITNLADDIALSLAAGAVRIEAPIPGKAAVGIEVPNKEVTAVTFREVLETNEFQQASSKLTIALGKDIAGAPVVSELNRMPHLLIAGATGAGKSVCMNTLISSILFKAKPNEVKFLMIDPKMVELTQYNGIPHMIAPVVTDAKKAATALKWIVNEMENRYELFAASGVKDITRYNQFKALDNPDGPQPALPYVVVLIDELADLMMVAAVDVEDAICRLAQMARAAGIHLVIATQRPSVDVITGIIKANVPSRIAFAVSSQIDSRTILDQAGAEKLLGRGDMLFSPVGSNKPQRVQGCYVSDKEVETVVEFLKTQGLPEYQEGVIKAQEQAEAPEEDDDELFVDAVRVLLDSGQASISMLQRRLRVGYARAARLIDIMEQRGIVGGYEGSKPREILISKVQFEAKYGSAKNTGS
- the mnmH gene encoding tRNA 2-selenouridine(34) synthase MnmH, which codes for MRGNTEIPITIDKALSGQFGPLIDVRSEGEYTEATIPGAVNIPLLSNEERARVGTIYKQKGPAEAREVGLEITGPKLPELYRNAQAVAGKGPAVLFCWRGGMRSKTTATVLNLMGMETYRLEGGYKAFRRYVNEFLEQRIGAWPFLLLHGNTGVGKTEILSALAQRGAGAIDLEAIAENRGSVFGHIGYQSVPSQQTFEGRLAMALNACRDKPGIFMECESRRIGRVVLPQNFFRRMQEGERILLYAPMAVRIQRLVDVYASQADRGKLLEAMSRLEQRLGKARVKQLTQWVEQEDYAAVAEVLLREYYDPLYGYPNGPSRHYPFAVDASSVTEAVNLLMLYNEARFQKGGHVDGKPRACAPASQGTEATLFAPGGSGNEHPSGVPDRFGRRQL
- a CDS encoding RodZ domain-containing protein, which produces MEAETNIRLAYLTALEEGNYDLLPGRVYGVGFMRSYAKYLGLDPAPLIEAMKHDWKTEEEEAPPVTEEKEKEYSAPRTGGIVKYAGYGLAVAAIAGLVFVSARLPDKDQPEKGRLDGGVAINSAKPPGSAAADGTGALGGSGAPGMPGASPGAQASNGAGTDPASPAPAAVSPTDPAAAQPANGEAAPGVPAVAPAPAASGVAVTLRVVQDRCWMSVSQDGQTAYEGTAAVGDAMTFTGKDKVNVVLGNAGVVEVILNGKSLGTLGDMGQVITEEFVPLTQNPG
- a CDS encoding YajQ family cyclic di-GMP-binding protein; the protein is MAKDASFDIVSQVDEQEVTNAVHQAVKEMEQRFDFKGSKSEIRQEQSAIILVSDDEFKLKNVTDILEAKMVKRGISLRALKYGKIESAAGDTVRQKVDLVQGISKENAKEITKLIKDSKIKVQASVQGDQVRVSGSKRDDLQAVIALLKKADLEIELQFINFRS
- the splB gene encoding spore photoproduct lyase, coding for MDQLKERPKEQPKELPKELPKELPKEPPKEQLKDHPQEQPKWHYVPQRVFFEEEALAYPLGQQIVALCRELGLPTRQIPSHNRVTGLPGDTPNQKYAQAKKTLVVGVKRDLRFPTCRPSADYQFPLMTSCPGHCEYCYLQTTLGQRPYLRVYVNVEEMLDQAAKYIEKNAPEVTTFEVASSGDPLSVEHLTGSLFKTIEFFGSQELGRLRFVTKFTGVEPLLNARHNGHTRFRFSLNSERVVRDFEHRTPPVAERIAAAAQVARAGYPLGFIIAPIMVYPGWEEDYLRLFDQLKKELASIQPLSPPVTFELIQHRFTARAKKVILERFPESRLDMDEEKRKFKYGKYGMGKYVYPDETAKGMKDLLQTALLERFPDAEVEYFT
- the aguB gene encoding N-carbamoylputrescine amidase, whose translation is MRKVTVAATQMSCSWDVDANIAKAENLVREAARQGAQVILLQELFEAPYFCQTELPEHYDLSTETENNRAVRHFQPIAKELGVVLPISFFEKKNNARYNTVAMIDADGEVLGVYRKTHIPDGPGYEEKFYFNPGDTGFQVWATRYGKIGVGICWDQWFPEAARCMALMGAEILLYPTAIGSEPEEPGVDSKDHWQICMQGHAGANLVPLVASNRIGKETSGKSEIDFYGSSFIANPFGQKVAEADRASETVLTVTFDLDECARMRTAWGVFRDRRPDMYTAILTYDGVTPYRGLK
- a CDS encoding agmatine deiminase family protein — protein: MSLPQQSGFAMPPEWATHQRTFIVWPIDDTTWPDELDEVRQAYARVAQAISRFEPVTMIVLPELAEEAAQICGPSVDILPMEYDDSWIRDNGPTFLKNAAGEVAGVNWQFNAWGNKFPSELDNLVAPQLLEHFGIRRFDAPFVMEGGSIHVDGEGTLLTTEECLLNKNRNPHMTREELDAQVRQYLGVEKILWLKNGLCGDHTDGHVDNVACFARPGVVLLQVCSDPDDPNYAISRENLAILQQAVDARGRSLEIIPIEQPPVLHHKGVRMAASYINFYFVNGGIILPIFGGECAETDRQAEAVLARVFPDRTIVPVESRIILTGGGNIHCATQQMPK